One genomic window of Marinobacter adhaerens HP15 includes the following:
- a CDS encoding response regulator: MKALILEDDDLVSELLETVVAGIYPGALVKVAGSLGEALELVSGNTFDLFIADWNLPDGAGLELVKKVRKSDSDVPIVMVSARSDRDSVLKAAYYGIDGYMTKPFDVQQLHQRLVKLLQPSQDTVPEVAALLKSSLEGIIQLPTDVDPADVLELIRRQDELSPSQLAERWREEASITARLMDVANSTSFRRTGKPVESLRDSISSMGVGLALNQVLALSLDVSGKLKHEVLKGLAKSHYEGALQVSKEAQGLAIKLKKQPVSLQKAALLSRLGELAVVKVLNDYIALGGALDASEAEQLVRTWAQPYGNRLKVQWRLPLRVRELIGAVHFLPVDCTQEDRIIMRAAAMLAGGQKESEECQRLLRRLGMDTEEPIRD, encoded by the coding sequence TTGAAAGCGCTAATCCTCGAAGATGACGATCTGGTTTCTGAACTGCTCGAGACGGTCGTTGCGGGAATCTATCCCGGTGCATTGGTCAAAGTGGCGGGCAGCCTGGGCGAGGCGCTCGAGCTGGTGAGCGGAAATACATTTGATCTCTTTATTGCTGACTGGAATCTGCCTGACGGTGCCGGACTGGAGCTCGTCAAGAAAGTCCGGAAATCAGATAGTGATGTACCCATCGTCATGGTGTCAGCCCGGTCAGATCGCGATTCCGTGCTGAAGGCCGCCTATTACGGTATCGATGGGTATATGACCAAACCATTCGATGTGCAACAGTTGCACCAACGTCTTGTCAAACTCCTTCAACCTTCGCAAGACACGGTTCCAGAAGTGGCGGCATTGCTGAAAAGTTCGCTTGAGGGGATTATCCAGCTGCCAACGGATGTCGATCCGGCAGACGTTCTGGAACTGATCAGACGTCAGGATGAATTATCGCCGTCTCAGTTGGCAGAACGTTGGCGCGAAGAGGCAAGCATTACTGCTCGATTGATGGATGTCGCCAACAGCACGTCTTTTCGGCGTACCGGTAAGCCAGTAGAAAGCCTGCGGGATTCTATCTCCTCGATGGGTGTAGGTCTTGCCTTGAATCAGGTGTTGGCTTTGTCTCTGGATGTGTCTGGCAAGCTCAAACACGAGGTTCTCAAAGGGCTTGCGAAGAGTCACTACGAGGGTGCACTGCAGGTCTCCAAAGAGGCGCAGGGGCTGGCGATCAAACTTAAGAAGCAGCCCGTTTCTTTGCAAAAGGCCGCGTTGCTCAGTCGCCTGGGTGAGCTCGCGGTAGTCAAGGTACTCAACGATTATATAGCCCTTGGTGGGGCACTTGATGCGTCCGAGGCGGAGCAATTGGTGCGCACCTGGGCTCAACCCTATGGCAATCGCCTGAAAGTTCAGTGGCGATTGCCATTGAGGGTGAGGGAGTTGATCGGCGCCGTGCATTTTTTGCCTGTCGATTGCACGCAGGAGGACCGGATTATCATGCGTGCCGCTGCAATGCTGGCCGGTGGCCAGAAGGAGTCCGAGGAGTGTCAGCGACTTCTTCGTCGCCTTGGAATGGACACAGAAGAACCAATCAGGGATTGA
- a CDS encoding ABC transporter substrate-binding protein produces the protein MQRREFLGLSIAAGLSVAGLPGCSDPGPLRFGIHPWIGYEPLYLARDFNWLPDTVALVPGTSAKDSMEGLLSGALDGAALTLDETIRVWSRGLELVVVAVADVSAGADVLMVKPSITELAALKGQRIAVELDGVSGVMLFKILEVAGLDRSDVIKVDLPVSQHAQAWSRGEVDASVCYEPTASLIENAGGVRLFDSSAIPETIFDVLVVTRKVAESNSRAVRDLLTGHFSGLQHLVRSMHDSMYRIATRQGISPDEVRTALASVMLPDLAANQRYLRAAGPIETMAGSLSRLMLAEGMIDQNPGIQRMSDPSFLPARVS, from the coding sequence ATGCAACGCCGTGAATTCCTTGGTCTATCGATAGCAGCCGGACTGTCCGTGGCGGGATTGCCGGGTTGCAGCGATCCCGGCCCGCTGAGGTTCGGTATCCACCCCTGGATCGGCTACGAGCCACTGTACCTTGCCCGTGATTTCAACTGGTTGCCGGATACGGTTGCGCTGGTGCCGGGCACGTCTGCCAAAGACTCCATGGAGGGCCTTCTTTCAGGGGCGCTTGATGGGGCGGCGCTGACTCTCGATGAAACCATACGCGTATGGTCGAGAGGGCTGGAACTGGTTGTGGTCGCCGTCGCTGATGTGTCCGCCGGCGCCGATGTACTGATGGTCAAGCCATCGATCACGGAATTGGCAGCCCTCAAGGGGCAGCGAATTGCGGTGGAGCTGGACGGTGTCTCGGGCGTTATGCTGTTTAAAATCCTTGAGGTAGCGGGGCTCGATCGCAGCGACGTGATAAAAGTGGATTTGCCGGTAAGCCAGCATGCACAAGCCTGGTCCCGCGGTGAAGTGGATGCTTCCGTGTGCTACGAGCCAACAGCGTCACTCATAGAGAACGCCGGAGGCGTCAGACTCTTCGATAGTAGTGCCATTCCGGAAACCATCTTCGATGTGCTGGTGGTGACCCGGAAAGTGGCAGAGAGCAATTCCAGAGCGGTTCGCGACCTTTTGACCGGACATTTTTCCGGCCTGCAGCATCTCGTGCGGAGCATGCACGACTCAATGTACCGGATTGCCACCCGTCAGGGGATCAGTCCGGACGAGGTCCGCACGGCACTGGCCAGCGTTATGCTGCCGGATCTGGCCGCGAACCAGCGTTATCTCAGAGCAGCCGGACCCATCGAAACCATGGCCGGATCCCTGTCTCGCCTTATGCTGGCAGAGGGTATGATTGATCAGAATCCTGGCATCCAGCGCATGTCAGATCCTTCGTTTCTGCCAGCGAGGGTCTCTTGA
- a CDS encoding PhnD/SsuA/transferrin family substrate-binding protein yields MASASADETLTMGVFAYRPDSVLQERYQPLTDYLSRETGISVRLEVLNQENMSRAIAANRLDFFLTNPSHFLLIRSERSLTGVLATLVRRSGQSSTGSLGGVIFTRAERDDIEQLADIRDKTIASPGVHFLGGYQTQVLELLDAGIDIRRVNLIRFMGTHDRVVRSVLSGDADVGFIRTSILEQMAQEDPDLFTKVKVLNRQRLAGFPYVVSTRLYPEWPLVALPHVNERAVRRIASALFAIEPEDEVALSVGISGFSPPADYQSVEYLARTLRVPPYDQAPQLTWVDALHQYRLWVFTILVLLMLLVASSLWLGKSKRQLAAEQRRLRQLIRGWPQAALLIRGGLFIDTNRASVDLLRYTSSESLVGKDLAVFSPEFQPDGQISRQKMAPMLARVSAGQVEQCEWVLNRSDGTEIWVELTMAPVHTEDEPEALILCSLYEITLRKHAEQRQRLAASVFEYAREAIFITDNHGIVIDANDAYLAITGRPRNRAIGRLPPLPVEEGSGIFASARSQGFWSGEFASRRNDGEPITLSVTLSSVRGDHGEVSHFVGIFSDISRLKEQERKLRIMAHYDALTGMPNRVLFADRLQQAMALTRRQSGKLAVVYIDLDEFKPVNDAFGHEAGDQLLVEIAHRMRSELREEDTLARIGGDEFAAIVMNVQDDPALESLLMRLLARVAEPVWVADHSVEVSASIGYTLFPQAEDLDGDQLLRQADQAMYQAKHRGRNRYVRFSDPSS; encoded by the coding sequence ATGGCATCAGCCAGTGCCGATGAAACACTGACTATGGGTGTATTCGCCTATCGGCCGGACAGTGTGCTTCAGGAACGTTACCAGCCTCTGACGGACTACTTGTCCAGGGAAACCGGCATATCCGTAAGGCTGGAGGTTCTCAATCAGGAGAATATGAGCCGGGCGATCGCCGCCAACCGGCTCGATTTTTTTCTTACCAATCCCAGCCATTTTCTACTGATCCGAAGCGAACGCAGTCTGACCGGCGTTCTGGCGACTCTGGTCAGGCGCTCCGGCCAGTCTTCGACTGGCAGTCTTGGTGGCGTGATCTTTACCAGGGCCGAGCGCGACGACATTGAACAGCTCGCTGATATCCGTGATAAGACCATTGCCTCGCCCGGTGTCCATTTCCTGGGGGGCTACCAGACGCAGGTTCTCGAGCTCCTGGATGCCGGTATTGATATCCGGAGAGTGAATCTGATCCGGTTTATGGGCACCCACGACCGAGTGGTTCGATCGGTTCTCTCCGGAGATGCCGATGTAGGCTTTATCCGAACCAGCATTCTGGAGCAGATGGCGCAGGAAGACCCTGATCTGTTTACCAAGGTAAAGGTTCTGAACCGTCAGCGGCTGGCGGGTTTCCCCTACGTTGTTTCAACCCGTCTATACCCGGAATGGCCCCTGGTGGCGCTGCCCCATGTAAACGAGCGGGCTGTCCGTCGTATCGCGTCGGCGCTTTTTGCCATTGAGCCGGAAGACGAGGTGGCGCTGTCAGTCGGCATTTCGGGTTTTTCGCCGCCTGCAGACTACCAGTCGGTTGAGTACCTGGCGCGCACTCTGCGGGTGCCGCCCTACGACCAGGCGCCCCAACTTACCTGGGTGGATGCGTTGCACCAGTATCGCCTCTGGGTCTTTACCATTCTGGTGTTGCTCATGTTGCTGGTGGCATCGTCGCTCTGGCTGGGCAAGAGCAAGCGGCAGCTGGCCGCGGAACAGAGGCGTCTGCGCCAGCTTATCCGGGGTTGGCCACAAGCTGCATTGCTGATCCGGGGTGGACTTTTCATCGACACCAACCGGGCTTCTGTCGACCTGCTGAGGTACACCTCCAGTGAATCACTGGTCGGCAAGGATCTGGCGGTCTTTTCGCCGGAATTCCAGCCAGACGGGCAGATTTCCCGACAGAAAATGGCGCCCATGCTGGCCCGGGTTTCGGCGGGTCAGGTGGAACAGTGCGAATGGGTTCTGAATCGCTCTGACGGCACGGAGATCTGGGTGGAGCTTACCATGGCGCCCGTCCACACCGAGGACGAACCGGAGGCTCTGATTCTTTGCTCCCTGTATGAGATCACTCTCCGGAAACACGCGGAACAGCGGCAGCGGCTGGCGGCGAGCGTCTTCGAATACGCCCGCGAGGCTATTTTCATTACTGATAATCACGGCATCGTGATTGATGCCAACGATGCGTATCTGGCGATAACCGGCCGGCCCCGCAATCGGGCAATAGGAAGACTGCCACCCTTACCGGTGGAGGAAGGCAGTGGTATTTTCGCCAGTGCCCGGTCTCAGGGCTTCTGGTCCGGAGAGTTCGCCAGCAGGCGCAATGATGGCGAGCCGATTACCTTGTCGGTAACACTCAGCAGTGTTCGTGGCGATCATGGCGAAGTCTCGCATTTTGTCGGTATTTTCAGTGACATCAGTCGGCTTAAAGAGCAGGAAAGAAAGCTCCGGATCATGGCCCATTACGATGCCCTGACCGGAATGCCTAACCGGGTTCTGTTTGCCGACCGGTTGCAGCAGGCCATGGCCCTGACACGCCGACAGAGCGGCAAACTGGCTGTGGTTTATATTGATCTGGACGAGTTCAAGCCGGTAAACGATGCCTTCGGCCATGAGGCGGGTGACCAGTTGCTGGTCGAGATCGCACACCGAATGCGTTCGGAACTCCGGGAAGAGGACACCCTGGCGCGGATCGGAGGTGATGAGTTCGCGGCCATTGTCATGAATGTTCAGGACGATCCGGCCCTGGAAAGCCTCTTGATGCGTTTGCTGGCCCGGGTGGCCGAACCGGTCTGGGTAGCGGACCACAGCGTCGAAGTTTCAGCCAGTATCGGCTACACGCTGTTCCCGCAGGCAGAGGATCTGGACGGCGACCAGCTCCTGCGCCAGGCCGACCAGGCCATGTATCAGGCCAAGCACCGGGGCCGCAATCGCTATGTCCGATTCTCTGATCCATCTTCCTGA
- a CDS encoding response regulator — MKPGNTSSISRVLYVEDDPDIRAIAEIALQDVGGFEAAVCESGVAALAAAPGFDPELILLDVMMPGMDGPATLKALRELDGMADVPVIFMTARLQNSEIREYRELGALGVIPKPFDPMTLSDQISRILQDSRG; from the coding sequence ATGAAACCAGGCAATACCAGCTCCATATCACGAGTTCTTTACGTCGAGGACGACCCGGACATTCGGGCAATTGCTGAAATCGCGCTGCAAGATGTCGGTGGTTTTGAGGCAGCTGTGTGCGAATCCGGCGTTGCCGCTTTGGCAGCGGCTCCAGGCTTCGATCCCGAGCTTATTCTGTTGGATGTCATGATGCCGGGTATGGACGGCCCAGCAACGCTCAAGGCCCTGCGCGAGCTTGACGGGATGGCGGATGTGCCGGTTATTTTCATGACGGCACGACTGCAGAATTCGGAAATACGCGAGTACCGTGAGTTAGGTGCGTTGGGCGTGATCCCGAAGCCCTTCGACCCCATGACCCTTTCGGATCAGATTTCACGCATTCTGCAAGACTCCCGAGGGTAA
- a CDS encoding PA4575 family protein, with protein sequence MKLHYFHGRSPLRDLVMVKDGQRIELHIRPAGGGHWGLVALSGPDQGRPDGQFCRGPWPTQARAESVLRSVAGTMMGKGYEPKPGDYAVWSVTAQRLARTIGVPQGEQASPDADPDQFKPLT encoded by the coding sequence ATGAAGCTCCACTATTTCCACGGCCGTAGCCCGCTCCGGGATCTTGTCATGGTGAAAGACGGCCAACGCATCGAGCTACACATCCGGCCAGCAGGCGGCGGCCATTGGGGCCTGGTCGCTCTCTCTGGCCCTGATCAGGGGCGCCCGGATGGACAGTTCTGCCGTGGGCCCTGGCCAACCCAGGCCCGGGCTGAATCGGTTCTCAGGAGCGTCGCCGGCACCATGATGGGAAAAGGCTACGAACCGAAGCCCGGAGATTATGCGGTCTGGTCCGTTACCGCCCAACGTCTTGCCCGCACCATCGGCGTTCCGCAGGGTGAACAGGCCAGCCCGGATGCCGACCCCGACCAGTTCAAACCCCTGACCTGA
- a CDS encoding diguanylate cyclase: MQIRILLVDDDAGGQVASLATELGRYGFICQFVDQRDETALEGIFSGITGASSILCRDSAMPVVMQHARKQENEGSRRRPPVVVIGANDSFDNEYRIAKAGASAFFSAPVSVPELAERVELLAIERSSGVNGRVLIVEDDAELAEHYCLVLSAAGIEAKSLTDPRRLMAELYSFQPDIVLMDVQIGDYSGVTLARLIRFESRWLSLPIIYLSSEDDRDDQLEALSKGADEFLVKPVSDDYLVRSARIRCYRARQLSDLMNRDSLTGLLKHSLIKQELEKELARCRRFGHLSSVAMIDLDYFKQVNDTWGHRYGDIVIRALANLLRNRLRETDMIGRYGGEEFMVVLPDCSVQAAADLLKSIGESFSELVFAVGEKNFQVTLSAGIAGVNEFPSGAEALEAADQALYQCKHEGRNGVAIYSANK; the protein is encoded by the coding sequence ATGCAGATCCGGATTCTTCTCGTTGACGATGATGCTGGGGGGCAGGTCGCCTCATTGGCCACCGAGTTAGGGCGTTACGGTTTTATTTGTCAATTCGTGGACCAGCGTGACGAAACCGCTCTGGAGGGTATTTTCTCTGGCATTACAGGGGCTTCTTCTATTCTTTGCCGAGATTCGGCAATGCCTGTTGTTATGCAGCACGCAAGGAAGCAGGAAAACGAGGGCTCTCGTCGCAGGCCCCCTGTTGTTGTCATTGGTGCCAATGACTCCTTTGATAATGAATATCGGATTGCAAAGGCTGGCGCATCGGCGTTTTTTTCCGCTCCCGTGAGCGTGCCAGAGTTGGCCGAGCGTGTTGAATTGCTGGCGATTGAGCGGAGTTCTGGCGTCAACGGCCGGGTGCTTATTGTTGAAGATGATGCTGAGCTGGCCGAGCATTACTGTCTGGTACTGAGCGCAGCAGGAATAGAAGCGAAGTCTCTCACCGACCCAAGGCGTTTGATGGCCGAACTATATTCGTTTCAGCCGGACATCGTGCTCATGGATGTTCAGATTGGAGATTACTCGGGCGTTACTCTCGCCCGACTGATACGTTTCGAGTCTCGCTGGTTAAGTTTGCCCATTATTTACCTATCTTCAGAAGATGACCGCGATGATCAGCTTGAAGCTCTTTCCAAAGGCGCAGATGAGTTTCTCGTAAAGCCGGTCTCAGATGATTATCTGGTTCGGTCGGCGCGCATTCGTTGCTACCGAGCGCGTCAGCTTTCCGACCTGATGAACCGTGACAGTCTGACCGGGCTTCTCAAGCATTCGTTGATCAAACAGGAGCTTGAAAAAGAGCTCGCGCGATGCCGTCGCTTCGGCCACCTTTCCAGCGTCGCCATGATTGACCTCGATTATTTCAAGCAGGTCAATGATACCTGGGGGCATCGGTACGGCGATATCGTGATACGAGCGCTTGCAAATTTATTACGGAACCGGCTTCGGGAAACGGATATGATCGGCCGCTACGGTGGGGAAGAGTTCATGGTTGTTTTGCCTGATTGCTCGGTGCAGGCAGCGGCAGATTTGCTGAAAAGCATTGGGGAGAGCTTTTCCGAGCTTGTTTTTGCGGTAGGTGAAAAGAATTTCCAGGTTACGCTCAGCGCGGGCATTGCCGGCGTCAACGAATTCCCGAGCGGGGCGGAGGCACTGGAAGCTGCAGATCAGGCACTCTACCAATGCAAACATGAAGGGCGTAACGGGGTCGCGATTTATTCCGCGAACAAATGA
- a CDS encoding DUF2288 domain-containing protein, with amino-acid sequence MSSSPSRDELKAKLNLETSRIHWHELQTYFARGQVVRVSPDLDLLEVATELAADNKARFEQWMNDGRVGEVAPDTAQDWYDRNAELWAVVIAPWVLVQDRSGHVLH; translated from the coding sequence ATGTCATCCTCCCCATCCCGGGACGAATTGAAAGCCAAGCTGAATCTTGAGACTTCTCGCATCCACTGGCACGAACTGCAGACCTACTTTGCGAGGGGACAGGTCGTCAGGGTGTCGCCGGACCTGGATCTGCTTGAAGTGGCGACTGAGTTGGCGGCGGATAACAAAGCCCGTTTCGAACAGTGGATGAACGATGGACGCGTTGGTGAGGTTGCGCCGGACACCGCGCAGGATTGGTATGATCGCAATGCGGAACTCTGGGCGGTCGTCATCGCACCCTGGGTTCTCGTTCAGGACAGGTCAGGGCATGTTCTGCACTGA
- a CDS encoding sensor histidine kinase, protein MKRLSLGTRIALITLLTSAITVLILLGTAYNELLKDFERVLSQKQLIETRGVADEVNRSLEIRLTALQAFAATLTDGKNLIPLDRIKNLMGRQPTLSTYFKEGLTVMDANAVAIAENTFVPGRIGTSYADRSHFRRAMTSRQPVISSPIIGRKTGLPLLSFVAPIETDDGDLVGFAGGIVNLEESRIVPQTTLGDSQTIFQVLDTERFIQVDSLSSNAPIPELPAPGENLIVDAALSGVTSGVVTDNEGKKWIYATEHLERVGWMFLRAVPYEKATNPAWASFREFLVVSVLATVLLAVTALILTRAATRPLEIMSKKIRAISRDGSATGRVSESGPPEIRNLAQAFNTLMREREGLDRLKDEFVSTVSHELRTPLTSVNGSLKLLQAGAAGELPPKARAMVDVAFRNSEQLQHLISDLLDFNKALAGRMPIHLGQIEVQRAVHEACQGNDSMARHYRIPLKPEDCEQHWLMADPLRLRQILDNFISNAIKFSPVDGTVRIWSSYAPDNQIRITVADEGAGVPETFSDRLFQRFAQAESGTERSKAGTGLGLAITRELAGLMGGEVGYYYDNGARFWVQLPACKPDNSEKGSDREGT, encoded by the coding sequence TTGAAACGTCTGTCCCTCGGCACCCGAATTGCACTTATAACCCTCCTGACAAGCGCTATTACCGTTCTGATCCTGCTGGGAACTGCCTACAACGAGTTGCTGAAGGACTTCGAACGCGTTCTCAGCCAGAAACAGCTGATTGAAACGCGGGGCGTTGCAGACGAAGTCAACCGTTCGCTCGAGATCCGGTTGACGGCCTTGCAGGCCTTTGCCGCAACGCTGACAGATGGCAAAAACCTCATCCCTCTTGACCGCATTAAAAACCTGATGGGGCGTCAACCCACTCTGAGCACTTATTTCAAGGAAGGCCTTACCGTGATGGATGCAAATGCCGTAGCCATCGCGGAAAACACTTTTGTGCCGGGCCGCATTGGCACCTCTTACGCAGACAGAAGTCACTTCCGGCGAGCAATGACAAGCAGGCAACCGGTTATCAGCAGCCCAATCATCGGCCGAAAGACGGGCCTCCCACTGCTGTCGTTTGTGGCCCCGATTGAAACCGATGATGGCGATCTGGTCGGGTTTGCCGGCGGCATTGTGAATCTCGAGGAATCCCGGATAGTGCCTCAAACCACCCTGGGTGATTCGCAGACCATATTTCAGGTACTGGACACTGAAAGATTCATTCAGGTCGATTCGCTGTCATCAAACGCGCCGATTCCTGAACTACCGGCCCCGGGCGAAAACCTCATCGTCGACGCGGCCCTCTCTGGTGTGACCTCCGGCGTTGTCACCGATAACGAAGGCAAGAAATGGATCTATGCCACCGAACACCTCGAGAGAGTCGGCTGGATGTTTTTGCGCGCCGTGCCCTACGAGAAAGCCACCAACCCGGCCTGGGCCTCGTTTCGGGAGTTTCTCGTGGTAAGCGTTCTGGCTACCGTGTTGTTAGCGGTCACAGCCCTGATTCTTACTCGCGCAGCAACCCGTCCTCTGGAAATAATGTCGAAGAAAATACGAGCCATTAGCCGTGATGGTTCTGCCACCGGTCGCGTCTCGGAGTCCGGCCCCCCGGAAATCCGTAATCTTGCCCAGGCGTTCAACACTCTCATGCGGGAACGGGAGGGACTCGACCGCCTGAAAGATGAGTTCGTCTCCACCGTCAGCCATGAATTGAGAACCCCACTCACATCCGTTAACGGTTCCCTGAAGTTGTTGCAGGCGGGCGCAGCGGGCGAGTTGCCCCCAAAAGCACGGGCGATGGTCGATGTTGCGTTCCGCAACAGCGAACAGCTTCAGCACCTGATCTCAGACCTGCTGGATTTCAACAAGGCACTGGCTGGCCGGATGCCCATTCATCTCGGGCAGATCGAGGTGCAGCGGGCAGTCCATGAGGCCTGTCAAGGCAACGACAGCATGGCACGGCATTATCGGATCCCACTGAAGCCCGAGGACTGCGAACAGCACTGGCTCATGGCTGATCCACTGCGGTTACGCCAGATACTGGATAATTTTATCAGCAACGCAATCAAGTTCTCGCCGGTGGATGGAACTGTTCGCATCTGGTCCAGTTATGCTCCGGATAACCAGATCAGGATCACGGTCGCAGATGAGGGCGCTGGCGTCCCGGAAACCTTTTCTGACAGATTGTTCCAACGCTTTGCCCAAGCTGAATCAGGTACTGAAAGGTCGAAGGCGGGAACCGGCCTGGGCCTTGCAATCACCCGGGAGCTGGCGGGCTTGATGGGCGGCGAAGTTGGTTACTATTATGACAACGGGGCGCGTTTCTGGGTACAGCTGCCAGCGTGCAAACCCGATAACTCGGAGAAAGGGAGCGACCGTGAAGGCACCTGA
- a CDS encoding lysine exporter LysO family protein, with protein sequence MLTGALLILAPLFLGFAIALENRRAMTVIHYTVEALVYFILLLLGLGLGQMEGLAAQLGGMATQVLALVLVLFVANMFGLWMFHRWQPMSIERVEGSVSPGYRRLFLAGLKPLVAVIAGLLAGYYLLPDMPMAEQLATWSLMLLLFLIGLQLRNAGLSLRKLLMNRQGLGIALALTLSSLVAGALLIPWLGLPWHDALAVASGFGWYSLSGIVIGEALGPAWGGVAFLNDVLREIVALAIIPLLIANRPAMAIGYGGATAMDFTLPVIRSSGGLTCVPVAIASGFLLSFLSPVLMGVFLSLG encoded by the coding sequence ATGCTGACTGGAGCCTTGCTCATTCTTGCTCCCCTGTTCCTGGGTTTTGCCATCGCCCTGGAAAACCGCCGGGCCATGACGGTGATCCATTACACGGTGGAGGCACTGGTTTACTTCATCCTGTTGCTGCTGGGTCTGGGGCTTGGCCAGATGGAGGGCCTGGCGGCGCAACTGGGTGGCATGGCGACCCAGGTACTGGCACTGGTGCTGGTGCTTTTCGTCGCCAACATGTTTGGGCTCTGGATGTTCCACCGCTGGCAGCCAATGTCCATCGAGCGGGTCGAGGGCAGTGTCAGCCCCGGATACCGCCGGCTTTTTCTGGCTGGCCTGAAACCGCTGGTGGCGGTTATTGCCGGGCTGCTTGCCGGCTACTACCTGTTGCCGGACATGCCCATGGCGGAACAGCTGGCGACCTGGTCCCTGATGTTGCTGCTGTTTCTGATCGGCCTGCAGCTGCGCAATGCCGGGCTTTCGCTGCGCAAACTTCTGATGAATCGTCAGGGGCTCGGTATCGCGCTGGCTCTGACGCTCAGTTCCCTGGTGGCCGGTGCCCTGTTGATACCCTGGCTTGGTTTGCCCTGGCACGACGCCCTGGCGGTTGCCTCCGGGTTTGGCTGGTACTCGCTGTCCGGCATTGTCATCGGCGAAGCCCTTGGCCCTGCGTGGGGCGGCGTGGCCTTCCTCAATGATGTGCTCAGGGAGATCGTTGCACTGGCAATCATCCCCTTGTTGATTGCCAACAGGCCGGCCATGGCTATTGGTTATGGTGGCGCTACCGCCATGGACTTCACCCTGCCGGTAATCCGCAGCAGTGGCGGGCTGACCTGTGTTCCGGTGGCGATCGCCTCCGGTTTCTTGCTGTCTTTTCTCTCGCCGGTGCTGATGGGGGTGTTCCTGTCTTTGGGATAA